Proteins encoded in a region of the Methylobacterium radiotolerans JCM 2831 genome:
- a CDS encoding UPF0262 family protein translates to MAEKQRGPNRLAKVSLDEASIARGNPDQEHERAIALFDILEDNSFTIPGREGPYALTLGLVENKLSFAIATVDGEPVMTHLLSLTPFRRVIRDYEMICESYYNAIRTASPSQIEAIDMGRRGLHNEASETLKQRLEGKVDLDHDTARRLFTLIFALHWKG, encoded by the coding sequence ATGGCGGAGAAGCAGCGCGGGCCGAACCGCCTCGCGAAGGTGAGCCTGGACGAGGCGTCCATCGCCCGCGGCAATCCGGATCAGGAGCACGAGCGGGCGATCGCGCTGTTCGACATCCTGGAGGACAATTCCTTCACGATCCCCGGTCGGGAGGGGCCCTACGCGCTGACGCTCGGCCTCGTCGAGAACAAGCTGTCCTTCGCCATCGCCACGGTGGACGGTGAGCCGGTGATGACGCACCTCCTGTCGCTGACGCCGTTCCGGCGGGTGATCCGCGACTACGAGATGATCTGCGAGAGCTACTACAACGCGATCCGCACCGCCTCGCCGTCGCAGATCGAGGCGATCGACATGGGTCGGCGCGGACTGCACAACGAGGCGTCCGAGACGCTCAAGCAGCGGCTCGAGGGGAAGGTGGACCTCGACCACGACACGGCGCGCCGCCTGTTCACCCTGATCTTCGCGCTGCACTGGAAGGGCTAG
- a CDS encoding low molecular weight phosphatase family protein: MAEPAPEPPPDASPKKRRVQSVLFMCNYNAVRSVAAEAIARAYFGKSTYVQSAGVRSGEPTDPFMIAALDEVGIDASRHRPRTVEELEDWEGLNFDLIITLAPEAHHRALDLTHTLAADVEYWPTPDPTLVQDASREQRLDAYRDVRDGLTRRIKARLKA; the protein is encoded by the coding sequence ATGGCTGAGCCCGCTCCCGAGCCTCCTCCCGACGCTTCCCCGAAGAAGCGGCGGGTGCAGTCCGTCCTGTTCATGTGCAACTACAACGCCGTGCGCTCCGTGGCGGCGGAGGCGATCGCGCGCGCTTATTTCGGCAAGTCCACCTACGTGCAGTCGGCCGGGGTACGATCCGGCGAGCCCACCGACCCGTTCATGATCGCGGCGCTCGACGAGGTCGGGATCGACGCGAGCCGGCACCGGCCGCGCACCGTGGAGGAACTCGAGGACTGGGAGGGTCTGAACTTCGACCTGATCATCACCCTCGCGCCGGAGGCGCATCACCGGGCCCTGGACCTGACCCACACGCTCGCGGCCGATGTCGAGTACTGGCCGACCCCCGACCCGACCCTGGTGCAGGACGCGTCCCGCGAGCAGCGCCTCGACGCCTACCGCGACGTCCGCGACGGCCTGACCCGGCGGATCAAGGCCCGGCTCAAAGCCTAG
- a CDS encoding transglutaminase-like cysteine peptidase — MRFAVSMMQGLVKGPASRRLSRSRWAGLAALAAIGVAGLAAPAQAQTLASLPTEAGARVQGDAKPIAAWVTFCQTYAAECALDRGEPARISLTPATWATIVSVNRRVNKAVEPMTDQDHLHVADRWDLAEDGIGDCEDFQLLKRHMLAEAGLPRRAMRMTVVIDEKGEGHAVLTLITDRGDLVLDNKTNAILPWHKTGYVFIKRESQDAVAWVSLGGVTSPVTTANR; from the coding sequence ATGCGGTTCGCGGTTTCCATGATGCAGGGACTGGTCAAGGGACCCGCCTCGCGTCGGCTCTCCCGGAGCCGCTGGGCGGGCCTCGCTGCCCTCGCCGCCATCGGCGTCGCGGGTCTCGCCGCCCCGGCTCAGGCGCAGACGCTGGCGAGCCTGCCGACCGAGGCCGGTGCCCGGGTGCAGGGCGACGCCAAGCCGATCGCGGCCTGGGTGACGTTCTGCCAGACCTACGCGGCGGAGTGCGCGCTGGACCGGGGCGAGCCGGCCCGGATCAGCCTGACGCCCGCCACCTGGGCGACGATCGTGTCGGTGAACCGGCGGGTCAACAAGGCGGTCGAGCCGATGACCGACCAGGACCACCTGCACGTGGCCGACCGCTGGGACCTGGCCGAGGACGGCATCGGCGACTGCGAGGACTTCCAGCTGCTCAAGCGCCACATGCTGGCCGAGGCCGGGCTGCCGCGCCGCGCGATGCGCATGACCGTGGTGATCGACGAGAAGGGCGAGGGCCACGCCGTGCTGACGCTCATCACCGACCGGGGCGACCTCGTCCTCGACAACAAGACCAACGCCATCCTGCCCTGGCACAAGACCGGCTACGTCTTCATCAAGCGCGAGAGCCAGGACGCCGTCGCCTGGGTCTCCCTCGGCGGCGTCACCTCCCCGGTCACCACCGCCAACCGGTGA
- a CDS encoding c-type cytochrome, methanol metabolism-related yields MRSVADRLASLVLAGLAAGTLGMLPASAAAPTAAPPAADLKSEGPTQPAKVQDGQYTDKNGDPTYHITEGGKKVDWYTMSGYVRYSANCLACHGPDGMGSTYAPSLVDALKGMDYAHFAGIVVGGKRDVNASQELVMPAFGENKNVMCYLPDIYTYLRARSDGAIGRGRPADHEAKPAAFEKAEDACMK; encoded by the coding sequence ATGCGGAGCGTTGCAGACAGACTCGCCAGCCTGGTCCTGGCCGGGCTCGCAGCAGGGACCCTGGGGATGCTGCCGGCGTCCGCCGCGGCTCCGACGGCCGCTCCGCCCGCGGCCGACCTGAAGAGCGAGGGGCCGACGCAGCCGGCGAAAGTCCAGGACGGCCAGTACACCGACAAGAACGGCGACCCGACGTACCACATCACGGAGGGCGGCAAGAAGGTCGACTGGTACACCATGTCCGGCTACGTGCGGTACAGCGCGAACTGCCTGGCCTGCCACGGGCCAGACGGGATGGGCTCGACCTACGCGCCGTCCCTGGTCGACGCTCTCAAGGGCATGGACTACGCGCACTTCGCCGGCATCGTCGTGGGCGGCAAGCGGGATGTGAACGCCTCGCAGGAGCTGGTCATGCCAGCCTTCGGCGAGAACAAGAACGTCATGTGCTACCTGCCCGACATATACACTTATCTCCGCGCCCGCTCGGACGGCGCGATCGGCCGCGGCCGGCCGGCGGACCACGAGGCCAAGCCCGCGGCCTTCGAGAAGGCCGAGGATGCCTGCATGAAGTGA
- a CDS encoding FIST signal transduction protein produces the protein MRRHLCGIWTAWTDAAGAADAAAEVALAVGDTALSQVVAFFSADYDAEILARALEARFPGVPVAGCSMSGGIAPAGGLDRGLVVIAFPAERFRIVSTVLDAIDHLDVERTASAVRALRRTLDPLDRCRDVDAAATGHRFALSLIDGLANAEETVVSAIAWALDGIPIVGGSAGDDLRFRDAVMLHGGKIHRKAAVLVLVETDFSVEIFKSDNFEPTRTKFVVTASDGERRTVHELNAEPAAREYAMAIGLDPEGLSPMSFAAYPLAVKVGGEYFCRSIRRMNEDGSLSFFCAVDEGVVLTLAEPRDIVASTRAELARLDAVLGGVDLIIGFECVLRRLDAESRQVRHGIADLYRRYNVVGFETFGEQYRAMHLNQTFTGIAIGKTLAAGAPAAAAAPVAS, from the coding sequence GTGCGCCGCCATCTGTGCGGCATCTGGACGGCCTGGACGGACGCGGCCGGGGCCGCCGACGCGGCCGCGGAGGTCGCGCTCGCGGTCGGTGACACCGCCCTGTCGCAGGTCGTCGCGTTCTTCTCCGCCGATTACGACGCCGAGATCCTGGCCCGCGCGCTGGAGGCCCGGTTCCCCGGCGTGCCGGTGGCCGGCTGCTCGATGTCGGGCGGCATCGCCCCGGCCGGCGGCCTCGACCGCGGGCTCGTCGTCATCGCGTTCCCGGCCGAGCGTTTCCGGATCGTCTCGACCGTCCTCGACGCCATCGACCACCTCGACGTGGAGCGGACCGCCTCGGCGGTCCGGGCGCTGCGCCGGACCCTCGACCCGCTGGACCGGTGCCGCGATGTCGACGCGGCCGCCACGGGCCACCGCTTCGCCCTGTCGCTGATCGACGGGCTCGCCAATGCCGAGGAGACGGTGGTCTCGGCGATCGCCTGGGCGCTCGACGGCATCCCGATCGTCGGCGGCTCGGCCGGCGACGACCTGCGCTTCCGCGACGCCGTCATGCTGCACGGCGGGAAGATCCACCGCAAGGCGGCGGTCCTGGTGCTCGTCGAGACCGACTTCTCGGTGGAGATCTTCAAGAGCGACAACTTCGAGCCGACGCGGACCAAGTTCGTGGTCACCGCCTCGGACGGCGAGCGCCGCACCGTGCACGAGCTCAACGCGGAGCCGGCGGCCCGGGAATACGCGATGGCGATCGGCCTCGACCCCGAGGGCCTGTCGCCGATGAGCTTCGCCGCCTACCCGCTCGCCGTGAAGGTCGGCGGCGAGTATTTCTGCCGCTCGATCCGGCGGATGAACGAGGACGGCTCGCTCAGCTTCTTCTGCGCGGTGGACGAGGGCGTGGTGCTGACCCTCGCCGAGCCGCGCGACATCGTCGCCTCGACCCGGGCGGAGCTGGCCCGCCTCGACGCCGTGCTCGGCGGCGTCGACCTGATCATCGGCTTCGAGTGCGTGCTCCGCCGCCTCGACGCCGAGAGCCGGCAGGTGCGCCACGGGATCGCCGACCTCTACCGCCGCTACAACGTCGTCGGCTTCGAGACCTTCGGCGAGCAGTACCGGGCGATGCACCTGAACCAGACCTTCACGGGCATCGCCATCGGCAAGACCCTCGCCGCGGGCGCGCCGGCCGCGGCCGCCGCCCCGGTCGCGTCGTGA
- a CDS encoding hybrid sensor histidine kinase/response regulator produces the protein MTLHPNGLETDASLHRRIEKLERINAALMSHVERSMDQRGSAYSLFQTAIMLEGRVRTRTEELTGLMHRLERSNEALAAAKEEAETANRSKTRFLAAASHDLLQPVNAARLSISALADLEVPPEARAIAGQVERGLQTIEDLIKTLLDISKLDAGVVRPQVQPVFLPDLLAELAESFKPFAQRKGLRLSVHCPEVTVTSDVVLLQRILQNLVSNAVRYTRTGGIVLAARRRSGAVRIEVTDTGCGIAAEECDLVFDEFFRGGDRTGSGEEPGLGLGLSIVRRMALALDHPLRLRSRVGHGTRVALTLPLSAVPAAAAPPAPVATRLSGAHVLVVENDASTADALARLLQNWDARVSTFRDLAGVKASVEAGAGAPDILVLDYHLDEGACGLDVAAYLRALRAEPLPVIVTTADHSSAVEDRVTAAGAELVHKPIKPAQLRSLLTYMLA, from the coding sequence GTGACCCTGCACCCGAACGGCCTCGAGACCGACGCGTCCCTGCACCGGCGGATCGAGAAGCTCGAGCGCATCAACGCCGCGCTGATGTCCCATGTCGAGCGCTCCATGGATCAGCGGGGCAGCGCCTACTCGCTGTTCCAGACGGCGATCATGCTCGAGGGCCGGGTCCGCACCCGCACCGAGGAGCTGACCGGGCTCATGCACCGGCTGGAGCGCTCCAACGAGGCGCTGGCCGCGGCCAAGGAGGAGGCCGAGACCGCCAACCGCTCGAAGACGCGGTTCCTGGCGGCGGCGAGCCACGACCTGCTGCAGCCGGTCAATGCCGCCCGCCTGTCGATCTCGGCGCTCGCCGACCTCGAGGTCCCGCCGGAAGCGCGTGCCATCGCCGGACAGGTGGAGCGGGGCCTGCAGACCATCGAGGACCTGATCAAGACGCTGCTCGACATCTCGAAACTCGATGCCGGGGTCGTTCGACCGCAGGTCCAGCCCGTCTTCCTGCCCGACCTGCTGGCGGAGCTCGCGGAGAGCTTCAAACCCTTCGCGCAGCGCAAGGGTCTGCGCCTGTCGGTGCACTGTCCGGAGGTCACCGTCACCAGCGACGTGGTGCTCCTGCAGCGGATCCTCCAGAACCTCGTCTCCAACGCCGTCCGGTACACCCGCACCGGCGGGATCGTCCTGGCGGCCCGGCGCCGGTCCGGCGCTGTCCGGATCGAAGTGACCGACACGGGCTGCGGCATCGCCGCCGAGGAATGCGACCTCGTCTTCGACGAGTTCTTCCGGGGCGGCGACCGGACCGGCAGCGGCGAGGAGCCGGGCCTCGGCCTCGGCCTTTCGATCGTCCGCCGCATGGCCCTGGCCCTCGACCATCCCCTGCGGCTGCGCTCCCGGGTCGGCCACGGCACCCGGGTCGCGCTGACGCTGCCCCTGAGCGCGGTCCCGGCCGCGGCCGCGCCGCCCGCCCCGGTGGCGACCCGGCTCTCGGGAGCGCACGTCCTCGTCGTGGAGAACGACGCCTCGACGGCCGACGCCCTCGCGCGCCTCCTCCAGAACTGGGATGCCCGGGTCTCGACCTTCCGCGACCTCGCGGGGGTGAAGGCCTCCGTCGAGGCGGGCGCCGGGGCGCCGGACATCCTGGTGCTCGACTATCATCTCGACGAGGGCGCCTGCGGCCTCGACGTGGCCGCCTATCTCCGCGCGCTGCGGGCCGAGCCGCTCCCGGTCATCGTCACCACCGCCGACCATTCCAGCGCGGTCGAGGATCGCGTCACAGCCGCCGGAGCGGAACTCGTGCACAAGCCGATCAAGCCGGCCCAGCTCCGCTCCCTGCTGACCTACATGCTGGCTTGA
- a CDS encoding MFS transporter, whose protein sequence is MAQVPHGPTGGAPGSPQPPPQAPVQDGLPPRERVLAMAAIGLAMTMAVLDGAIVNVALPVMAKDLSVRPADAIFVVNAYQVAVTASLLPFAALGDIFGFRKVYLPGLAVFVAASLACAVAPNLPLLIAARIVQGLGGAAIMSVNIGFVRFIYPHRMIGQGVANVALVVAVASAAGPTVAAAILSVATWPWLFLVNIPVGLLALTVASRTLPVTPASGRPFDLVSAVLNALTFGLLIIGIDGLGDPEARGVAIVELAAALVVGAVFVRRQIRLPAPLLPVDLLRIPAFALSMATSVASFCAQMVSYVALPFYFQDVLHLSSTQTGFLLTPWPIAVAAMAPISGRLADRYPPGILGGIGLAMMAAGLVSVTLLPAVPAILDIVWRLTLCGLGFGLFQSPNNKVIVTSAPRERAGGASGMQSTARLTGQSLGAALVAVIFGLTHGLGAERAVTISLSCAVALSVIGGCASVLRRSRSG, encoded by the coding sequence ATGGCGCAGGTCCCGCACGGTCCGACAGGCGGCGCGCCGGGCAGCCCCCAGCCGCCCCCGCAGGCGCCCGTCCAGGACGGCCTGCCGCCCCGCGAGCGCGTCCTCGCCATGGCGGCGATCGGGCTTGCCATGACCATGGCGGTCCTCGACGGGGCCATCGTCAACGTGGCGCTGCCCGTCATGGCGAAGGACCTCTCGGTCAGGCCGGCCGACGCGATCTTCGTGGTCAACGCCTATCAGGTCGCCGTCACGGCGAGCCTCCTGCCCTTCGCGGCCCTCGGCGACATCTTCGGCTTCCGGAAGGTCTACCTGCCGGGGCTCGCGGTGTTCGTCGCCGCCTCCCTCGCCTGCGCGGTCGCGCCGAACCTGCCGCTCCTGATCGCGGCCCGCATCGTCCAGGGTCTCGGGGGCGCGGCGATCATGAGCGTCAACATCGGCTTCGTGCGCTTCATCTACCCGCACCGGATGATCGGCCAGGGGGTCGCCAACGTCGCGCTCGTGGTGGCGGTCGCCTCGGCCGCCGGCCCGACCGTGGCCGCGGCGATCCTGTCGGTGGCGACCTGGCCCTGGCTGTTCCTCGTGAACATCCCCGTGGGCCTCCTGGCCCTGACGGTGGCGTCCCGGACCCTGCCGGTCACACCGGCGAGCGGCCGGCCGTTCGATCTCGTGAGTGCGGTGCTCAACGCCCTGACCTTCGGCCTGCTGATCATCGGGATCGACGGCCTCGGCGATCCGGAAGCCCGGGGCGTCGCCATCGTCGAACTCGCGGCCGCCCTGGTGGTCGGCGCGGTGTTCGTCCGGCGTCAGATCCGGCTGCCCGCACCGCTCCTGCCGGTCGACCTGCTGCGGATCCCCGCCTTCGCCCTGTCGATGGCGACGTCGGTCGCCTCGTTCTGCGCCCAGATGGTCTCCTACGTGGCGCTGCCCTTCTACTTCCAGGACGTGCTGCACCTCTCCAGCACCCAGACGGGCTTCCTGCTCACCCCCTGGCCGATCGCGGTCGCCGCGATGGCGCCGATCTCCGGCCGCCTCGCGGACCGCTACCCGCCCGGCATCCTCGGCGGCATCGGACTGGCCATGATGGCCGCCGGGCTCGTCAGCGTGACCCTCCTGCCCGCGGTGCCCGCCATCCTCGACATCGTCTGGCGGCTGACCCTGTGCGGCCTCGGCTTCGGCCTGTTCCAGTCGCCCAACAATAAGGTCATCGTCACCTCGGCACCGCGCGAGCGGGCCGGCGGGGCGAGCGGGATGCAGTCGACGGCGCGGCTCACCGGGCAGTCGCTCGGCGCGGCCCTGGTGGCGGTGATCTTCGGCCTGACCCACGGGCTCGGGGCCGAGCGGGCCGTGACCATCTCGCTGTCCTGCGCGGTGGCGCTCTCGGTGATCGGCGGCTGCGCCAGCGTCCTGCGGCGGAGTCGGAGCGGCTAG
- a CDS encoding SDR family NAD(P)-dependent oxidoreductase, which yields MDLDLTGRKALVTGSTGGIGYAIAKELCDLGAEVGINGRTPERVEAALAKLRGEARAGRAFAAPGDVATADGVSALVQALPAVDILVNNTGIFEPKPFFEIPDADWQRFFDVNVMSGVRLSRAYTPGMAERGWGRVIFISSESGINTPTEMVHYGMTKTAQLAISRGLAQTVAGSGVTVNSVLPGPTLSEGVAEFMKQMAGGAADADLEAMGRKFVAEHRPSSLIQRLARVEEVANLVAYLCSPAASATTGAALRVDGGVLQGLA from the coding sequence ATGGATCTCGATCTCACCGGCCGGAAGGCCCTGGTCACCGGCTCGACCGGCGGTATCGGCTACGCCATCGCCAAGGAACTCTGCGATCTCGGCGCCGAGGTCGGCATCAACGGCCGCACGCCCGAGCGCGTCGAGGCAGCGCTGGCGAAGCTGCGGGGCGAGGCCAGGGCCGGCCGGGCCTTCGCGGCGCCGGGTGATGTCGCGACCGCGGACGGCGTGTCCGCGCTCGTCCAGGCGCTGCCGGCCGTGGACATCCTGGTCAACAACACCGGGATCTTCGAGCCGAAACCGTTCTTCGAGATCCCGGATGCCGACTGGCAGCGCTTCTTCGACGTCAACGTGATGAGCGGCGTGCGCCTGTCCCGGGCCTACACGCCCGGCATGGCGGAGCGGGGCTGGGGCCGGGTGATCTTCATCTCCAGCGAGTCCGGCATCAACACGCCGACCGAGATGGTCCATTACGGGATGACCAAGACCGCGCAGCTCGCGATCTCCCGCGGGCTCGCCCAGACGGTGGCCGGGAGCGGCGTGACGGTCAACAGCGTCCTGCCCGGCCCGACCCTGTCGGAAGGTGTCGCCGAGTTCATGAAGCAGATGGCCGGCGGCGCGGCCGATGCCGACCTCGAAGCCATGGGCCGCAAGTTCGTGGCGGAGCACCGGCCCTCCTCGCTGATCCAGCGCCTCGCGCGGGTGGAGGAGGTGGCGAACCTCGTTGCCTACCTCTGCAGCCCGGCCGCGAGCGCCACCACCGGCGCGGCTCTGCGGGTCGATGGCGGTGTCCTGCAGGGCCTCGCCTAG
- a CDS encoding SWIB/MDM2 domain-containing protein, with protein MATKTEKAAPKAAKTTKTAEKAAPAKAAKPAAAKSAGTKPNALQQPLKPSAELGAIVGTSPLPRGEVVSKVWDYIKKNNLQNPQNKREIVADDKLKKVFGKDKCSMFEMNKHLAAHLKA; from the coding sequence ATGGCCACAAAGACCGAGAAGGCTGCGCCGAAGGCGGCCAAGACCACCAAGACTGCGGAGAAGGCCGCCCCGGCGAAGGCTGCGAAGCCGGCTGCCGCCAAGTCGGCCGGCACGAAGCCCAACGCTCTGCAGCAGCCGCTGAAGCCGTCGGCCGAGCTCGGCGCCATCGTCGGCACCAGCCCGCTGCCCCGCGGCGAGGTGGTCAGCAAGGTTTGGGATTACATCAAGAAGAACAACCTTCAGAACCCGCAGAACAAGCGCGAGATCGTCGCCGACGACAAGCTCAAGAAGGTCTTCGGCAAGGACAAGTGCTCCATGTTCGAGATGAACAAGCACCTCGCCGCCCACCTGAAGGCCTGA